From Sphingomonas nostoxanthinifaciens, a single genomic window includes:
- a CDS encoding SDR family NAD(P)-dependent oxidoreductase — MSDDRIYNDIAGKVAIVTGAASGIGLATVDLLHARGALIIAQDRDRTVRELAKPGIVTMVADVRDEGAARSAVETAVAEFGRVDILVNNAGIIINKPVVDMTLAEWDNIFAVNIRGVFLHSREAMRAMIPNGSGASVNVGSYACFQTFPSIAAYASSKGALAQFTRTLAVEAIEHGIRVNAVGSGDTVTHILDHLHEDGGAALAAYGRHAPIRRAAQPREIAQVIAFLASDQASFMVGAIAMVDGGKSVLLQS, encoded by the coding sequence ATGAGCGACGACCGGATTTACAACGACATTGCCGGAAAGGTTGCGATCGTCACCGGCGCGGCAAGTGGCATCGGCCTCGCGACGGTCGACCTTCTCCACGCACGGGGCGCGCTGATCATTGCGCAAGACCGGGACCGGACGGTCCGGGAACTTGCTAAGCCCGGCATCGTGACAATGGTTGCCGATGTTCGGGACGAGGGCGCAGCCCGTTCCGCAGTGGAAACTGCGGTCGCAGAGTTCGGCCGGGTCGATATTCTGGTCAACAATGCGGGGATCATCATCAATAAGCCGGTGGTCGATATGACACTTGCGGAATGGGACAATATCTTCGCAGTCAACATTCGCGGCGTATTCCTGCACTCACGTGAAGCCATGCGTGCGATGATACCCAATGGCAGTGGCGCGAGCGTCAACGTTGGATCCTATGCTTGCTTCCAGACCTTTCCCTCGATTGCCGCTTATGCCTCGTCGAAGGGAGCGCTTGCGCAATTCACGAGGACGCTCGCGGTGGAGGCCATCGAGCACGGTATTCGAGTAAACGCGGTCGGCTCGGGCGACACGGTTACCCATATCCTGGATCACCTGCACGAGGACGGCGGCGCAGCCTTGGCGGCCTACGGCAGGCATGCGCCTATCCGACGCGCTGCTCAGCCACGCGAGATCGCGCAGGTCATCGCCTTTCTCGCTTCGGATCAGGCAAGCTTCATGGTCGGCGCCATCGCTATGGTGGATGGTGGCAAAAGTGTGTTGCTTCAGTCGTGA
- a CDS encoding DUF3489 domain-containing protein: protein MPRLSDTQTILLSTAAQREDRSLYPLPGTLKPSGGLSRALAALTTAGLIGERETSIAYAVSRTDGDLRFGLFATDAGLAAIGIEPDEVDPPAPAQPPAVAPSPARSNKTAAVLDLLRRDEGATLPELIAATGWLPHSTRAALTGLRKKGHAIERLKRDGQTCYRIGAAA, encoded by the coding sequence ATGCCACGCCTCAGCGACACCCAGACCATCCTGCTCTCGACCGCAGCGCAGCGGGAGGATCGGAGCCTCTATCCCCTGCCCGGGACGCTGAAGCCCAGCGGCGGGTTGAGCAGGGCGCTCGCGGCCCTCACCACAGCCGGGCTGATCGGAGAGCGCGAGACCAGCATTGCGTATGCAGTGAGCCGCACCGACGGCGACCTCCGCTTCGGCCTGTTCGCGACCGATGCGGGGCTTGCGGCGATCGGCATCGAGCCTGACGAAGTGGACCCGCCTGCGCCAGCCCAGCCGCCTGCCGTTGCCCCCTCGCCTGCCCGCTCCAACAAGACCGCCGCGGTGCTCGACCTGCTGCGCCGCGACGAAGGTGCCACCTTGCCCGAACTCATCGCCGCGACCGGCTGGCTACCGCACAGCACCCGAGCAGCGCTGACCGGCTTGCGTAAGAAGGGGCATGCGATCGAACGGCTCAAGCGGGATGGCCAGACCTGCTACCGCATCGGCGCGGCCGCATGA
- a CDS encoding LysR substrate-binding domain-containing protein codes for MPISTSYRRFDLGIRLGELLDQDVTAFPLQAPIRQIACASPGYVAVHGMPSHPRDLREHRCIGFRWPGHDTLYGWDFCEEGTWFSIPITGPLTFNDQRAALDAAIGGVGIAFWVESEIRRHIDEGRLVAMLTDYSAPFPGFALYYLRHRQRSAAVTALIGMIRQQVAAVPIIPPPTNAPY; via the coding sequence ATGCCGATATCGACATCGTACCGGCGGTTTGATCTCGGGATCCGGCTTGGCGAACTGCTCGATCAGGACGTTACCGCCTTCCCGCTCCAAGCCCCGATCCGGCAGATCGCCTGCGCATCCCCCGGCTATGTGGCGGTGCACGGAATGCCGTCCCATCCGCGCGACCTGCGTGAGCATCGCTGCATCGGCTTCCGCTGGCCAGGGCATGATACGCTTTACGGCTGGGATTTCTGCGAGGAAGGAACCTGGTTTTCCATACCGATCACAGGTCCGCTTACGTTCAACGATCAGCGGGCGGCGCTTGATGCCGCGATCGGCGGCGTAGGTATCGCCTTTTGGGTCGAAAGCGAGATTCGTCGCCATATTGACGAGGGCCGGCTCGTCGCAATGCTGACGGACTATTCAGCACCGTTCCCCGGCTTTGCCTTATATTACCTGCGCCATCGTCAGCGCTCGGCGGCTGTAACGGCGCTGATCGGAATGATCCGGCAGCAAGTGGCGGCGGTTCCCATTATACCTCCGCCGACGAATGCCCCATACTGA
- a CDS encoding methyl-accepting chemotaxis protein has product MRNMRIVNKLLVSFGVIGIGLLALTLFSISQLGSINALMSKAVRDRLPKTMLSQQIDTATSDFRIAEAQHILSLDSAAMDAAEAKMNEQRKIVDQGYDILNGNLRHARARQLLNEFHERWLAYSTENKILLVLSRQNKNAEATALMRDQSQRLFDALSASIGDLSQFEGQLAKAAADEGDAGYDRARMLSIVAVLGMFGCLAGVLVILVKQVAKPIGAVTEALSELGNGNMDVAVPVEDRADEVGALATAMKRLRDQLAAAERAKAEQTALIVESVGEALSKLAGGDLVSRVEADLTGPFAKLKTDFNAAAAALQSTLGQVAQAATGINGGAGEIRQASDDLSHRTEQQAASLEETAAAMHEITETVRTTAERAGSANDAVLRVHTDAEHSGEVVRQAVQAMDGIERTSNEISEIISVIDGIAFQTNLLALNAGVEAARAGDAGRGFAVVASEVRALAQRSAEAAKDVKLRISASSHQVAAGVQLVNETGQALTRIIGQVGTVKTLVSEIAAVTEQQAAGLQQVNTAVAEMDGVTQQNAAMVEQATAAARSLATEADGLNRQIARFQTGQRDVHASPVHELQQRASSGARQLARPALRSVGSANPKTDVDWSAF; this is encoded by the coding sequence ATGCGAAACATGCGCATCGTAAATAAGCTTCTGGTTTCGTTCGGAGTGATCGGCATTGGACTGCTGGCGCTCACCCTGTTCTCGATCAGCCAGCTAGGTTCGATCAATGCGTTGATGAGCAAGGCCGTCCGCGATCGTCTGCCCAAGACGATGCTCTCGCAGCAGATCGATACAGCGACGTCCGACTTCCGTATCGCGGAGGCTCAGCACATCCTGTCATTGGACAGCGCGGCGATGGACGCCGCGGAGGCCAAGATGAACGAGCAGCGTAAGATTGTCGATCAAGGCTATGACATACTCAATGGTAACTTGCGTCATGCTCGCGCGCGACAACTTCTTAACGAATTTCACGAACGCTGGTTGGCGTACAGCACAGAAAACAAGATCCTTCTGGTTCTGTCGCGGCAAAACAAGAATGCGGAAGCTACGGCCCTCATGCGGGATCAATCGCAGCGGCTGTTCGACGCGCTATCCGCCTCGATCGGCGATCTTTCGCAGTTCGAGGGCCAGCTCGCAAAAGCAGCGGCCGATGAAGGCGATGCGGGCTACGACCGTGCGCGCATGCTATCGATCGTGGCGGTCCTCGGCATGTTCGGGTGTCTCGCAGGCGTACTCGTGATTCTCGTGAAGCAGGTCGCCAAGCCGATCGGTGCCGTGACGGAAGCGCTGTCCGAGCTGGGCAACGGCAACATGGACGTTGCCGTCCCGGTAGAAGATCGCGCGGACGAGGTTGGTGCGCTCGCTACTGCCATGAAGCGACTGCGCGACCAACTAGCGGCAGCTGAACGCGCTAAGGCGGAGCAGACAGCGCTGATCGTGGAAAGCGTCGGCGAAGCGTTATCGAAGCTCGCAGGTGGCGATCTAGTCTCGCGCGTTGAGGCCGATCTGACCGGCCCCTTCGCCAAGCTCAAGACTGACTTCAATGCCGCCGCTGCTGCGCTGCAATCAACGCTTGGTCAGGTTGCTCAGGCAGCGACCGGCATAAACGGTGGTGCGGGTGAGATCCGTCAAGCTTCGGACGACCTATCGCATCGTACTGAACAGCAGGCGGCGAGTCTGGAGGAGACCGCCGCTGCCATGCACGAAATCACCGAGACCGTACGGACGACCGCCGAGCGTGCAGGTAGCGCGAACGATGCTGTTCTTCGCGTGCATACCGACGCCGAGCATTCCGGCGAAGTCGTTCGCCAGGCGGTGCAGGCGATGGACGGGATCGAGCGTACCTCGAATGAGATTTCGGAAATCATCTCGGTAATCGACGGAATTGCCTTCCAGACAAACCTTCTCGCGCTCAACGCCGGGGTTGAAGCAGCGCGTGCAGGAGATGCAGGTAGAGGCTTTGCTGTCGTGGCGTCGGAAGTCCGAGCTCTTGCTCAGCGTTCAGCCGAGGCCGCCAAGGACGTAAAGTTGCGTATCAGTGCATCTTCCCACCAGGTGGCAGCGGGCGTGCAACTCGTCAACGAGACCGGCCAGGCGCTTACCCGCATCATCGGCCAAGTTGGAACGGTCAAGACGCTGGTATCCGAGATTGCCGCGGTAACCGAGCAACAGGCCGCTGGTCTGCAGCAAGTGAACACTGCCGTGGCCGAGATGGATGGCGTTACCCAGCAAAATGCCGCGATGGTCGAGCAAGCGACCGCGGCGGCGCGCAGTCTTGCGACCGAAGCCGACGGCCTCAATCGACAGATTGCACGCTTCCAAACAGGCCAGCGCGATGTTCACGCCTCCCCCGTTCACGAGCTGCAGCAGCGAGCTTCGTCCGGTGCGCGTCAGCTGGCAAGGCCGGCACTCCGGAGCGTTGGCAGCGCTAATCCTAAAACCGATGTCGATTGGTCGGCCTTCTAA
- a CDS encoding GNAT family N-acetyltransferase, with product MIVRIATQDDVASVNALTGRSIRALHSGAYDDATIETAIRHAYGVDWQLIIDRSYFVVEINGVVVGAGGWSFRKTIAGAHGPDDPAGDRLDPSRDAARIRAFYVDPAFIRNGIGTLLLRTSETAAHGMGFARVELTSTLPAVPFYAIHGYDYVQPYRHPLPDGSSLKLILMAKQLGERPSSGRDRTA from the coding sequence GTGATCGTACGAATTGCAACGCAGGACGACGTTGCCAGCGTCAATGCCCTGACCGGCCGCTCGATCCGCGCTCTACACAGCGGCGCATATGACGATGCAACCATCGAAACGGCAATCAGGCACGCTTATGGTGTAGACTGGCAGCTCATTATAGACCGAAGCTATTTCGTGGTCGAGATCAACGGTGTCGTCGTCGGTGCCGGAGGCTGGAGCTTTCGCAAAACGATCGCCGGCGCACACGGCCCTGACGACCCCGCCGGCGATCGTCTTGATCCGTCGCGAGATGCCGCCCGGATCCGCGCCTTCTACGTCGATCCGGCGTTTATCCGGAATGGTATCGGCACGCTCCTTCTCAGGACCAGCGAGACGGCGGCCCATGGCATGGGGTTCGCGCGGGTAGAGCTTACGTCCACGCTGCCAGCGGTGCCGTTCTATGCAATCCATGGCTATGATTATGTGCAGCCCTATCGTCATCCATTACCTGACGGGTCGTCGCTCAAGCTCATTCTGATGGCCAAACAGCTTGGAGAGCGTCCCTCGTCGGGCCGCGATCGGACGGCTTAG
- a CDS encoding DUF1330 domain-containing protein yields MLTLIESAYQNFLNDDDGQSVVMLNLLRFAPDGGRERYADYLAAAGPLVARYGGEIVYVGDGLPALSAESGQAWDAMALVRYPSRRAFDDMVQDPDYRDKAGPLRAASLAEAVLQPMRTVN; encoded by the coding sequence ATGCTGACGCTCATCGAATCCGCTTACCAAAACTTTTTGAACGACGACGATGGCCAGTCAGTCGTCATGCTCAACCTGCTTCGCTTCGCGCCGGACGGTGGGCGGGAGCGTTATGCCGATTATCTTGCGGCAGCGGGACCGCTGGTGGCCCGCTACGGGGGAGAGATCGTCTATGTCGGCGATGGGCTGCCCGCGCTTTCAGCGGAGTCGGGACAGGCCTGGGATGCCATGGCGCTGGTCCGCTATCCGAGCCGACGGGCCTTCGACGACATGGTCCAGGATCCAGACTATCGCGATAAGGCCGGCCCGTTGCGCGCGGCGTCTCTGGCTGAGGCCGTCTTGCAACCTATGCGAACCGTGAATTGA
- a CDS encoding LysR family transcriptional regulator produces the protein MSRKTYSDLHALRCVIDKGSFVAAARSLRLSPSALSETIRRLEAEVGVQLLNRTTRSVSPTPAGERLAVRSGVAVEEIEAALQEAEAAGDEASGPVRVHAQRLGYELFLKPLLADFAHRFPKVSVEVQIDDADIDIVPAV, from the coding sequence ATGTCCCGCAAGACTTATTCGGACCTGCACGCCTTGCGCTGCGTCATCGACAAGGGCAGTTTCGTCGCGGCTGCTCGATCATTGCGCCTTTCGCCCTCCGCCCTCAGCGAGACAATCCGTCGACTGGAAGCGGAGGTTGGTGTTCAGCTGCTCAACCGGACGACGCGCAGCGTCAGTCCCACTCCCGCCGGTGAGCGCCTCGCGGTACGATCCGGCGTCGCGGTCGAGGAGATCGAAGCGGCGCTCCAAGAAGCCGAAGCGGCGGGTGACGAGGCATCCGGCCCGGTGCGCGTGCACGCCCAGCGGTTGGGCTACGAGCTGTTCCTCAAACCACTCCTTGCCGACTTTGCCCACCGCTTTCCCAAAGTCAGCGTCGAGGTACAGATCGACGATGCCGATATCGACATCGTACCGGCGGTTTGA
- a CDS encoding LysR substrate-binding domain-containing protein, with protein sequence MSNALARLRTMLQDQLFIRERYGLQSTAVAVELAPGIAEALAKLDDSILGQQEFDPRKAERTLTIAPNGYVEFVLVPALVAKLQEEAPGIRLRLTPYGNDLVDTGVVSGSTALVLGRIVDPPDNLVVQHLMGEGLAFIVRADHPDIGDHLTREQFEGMKHVNIVPPGRMRAGLFHALAQQQVKRDVAISATNFFAVAEVVAVTDYCATLPKFICWQLLHDTRVKVVPAPVDLGSFPVDMAWHVRYRHDAAHRWLRSFIMDVTAQLTECGHAF encoded by the coding sequence TTGTCCAATGCGCTCGCACGTTTGCGCACCATGCTGCAGGACCAGTTGTTCATTCGAGAGCGCTACGGCCTGCAATCCACTGCCGTAGCCGTGGAGTTGGCACCCGGTATCGCCGAAGCCTTGGCGAAGCTGGACGATTCAATTCTAGGCCAACAGGAGTTCGACCCCCGGAAAGCCGAGCGCACGCTTACCATCGCTCCTAACGGCTATGTTGAGTTCGTGCTCGTGCCCGCGCTTGTTGCAAAGCTCCAGGAAGAGGCTCCGGGCATCAGACTGCGTCTGACCCCTTATGGAAACGATCTTGTGGATACCGGCGTGGTCTCGGGCAGCACAGCGCTTGTGCTAGGCCGCATCGTCGACCCGCCGGACAACTTGGTCGTGCAGCATCTGATGGGCGAGGGGCTGGCGTTCATCGTGCGCGCCGACCATCCCGACATCGGCGATCACCTTACTCGGGAACAGTTCGAAGGTATGAAGCATGTCAACATCGTGCCGCCCGGTCGCATGCGAGCCGGCCTATTTCATGCATTGGCGCAACAACAGGTGAAGCGGGATGTCGCGATTTCCGCCACGAACTTCTTTGCGGTAGCGGAGGTCGTCGCCGTGACAGATTACTGTGCGACACTGCCAAAGTTTATCTGTTGGCAACTGCTGCATGACACGAGGGTGAAGGTGGTGCCTGCGCCAGTCGATCTAGGCTCATTCCCCGTAGATATGGCATGGCACGTCCGTTACCGCCATGACGCGGCACACCGCTGGCTGAGGTCTTTCATCATGGACGTGACGGCACAACTTACAGAATGCGGTCATGCTTTCTAA
- a CDS encoding TetR/AcrR family transcriptional regulator: MTTDQRQALLDAGVKVVHARGLGATGVRDISAVANVPPGSFTNHFRSKEVFGLLVLDQYAERIDAMMQATLGDVTRPPAARLESYFARISDSAAEAQWQRGCLVVDLAGEVAAHGDAVRERMCTVLARQSTRFEEVVRLLVHDEDEAADLGAFLLAAWQGTLLRMKVERGPRALDGFRRTLAALLPRIGAPSVDPTVG, translated from the coding sequence ATGACAACGGACCAGCGGCAGGCACTGCTCGACGCAGGCGTGAAAGTGGTCCACGCGCGGGGCTTAGGCGCAACCGGTGTCCGTGATATCTCTGCCGTCGCGAATGTTCCGCCGGGCTCGTTTACCAACCATTTCCGATCCAAGGAGGTTTTCGGGCTCTTGGTTCTGGATCAATATGCCGAGCGCATCGATGCAATGATGCAGGCGACCCTTGGGGATGTCACGCGTCCGCCTGCCGCACGGCTTGAAAGTTATTTTGCCAGGATTTCGGACTCCGCGGCCGAGGCGCAGTGGCAGCGTGGATGCTTGGTGGTCGACCTGGCTGGCGAAGTCGCCGCGCATGGCGATGCGGTGCGTGAGCGGATGTGCACGGTGCTGGCCCGGCAATCGACTCGCTTCGAAGAGGTCGTCCGTCTGCTCGTGCACGACGAGGATGAGGCTGCCGACCTCGGCGCCTTCCTACTTGCCGCCTGGCAGGGGACGCTGCTCCGGATGAAGGTAGAGCGGGGTCCGCGGGCGCTCGACGGCTTTCGCCGAACGCTCGCCGCGCTGCTCCCTCGCATCGGTGCGCCCTCGGTCGATCCCACTGTTGGCTAG
- a CDS encoding alpha/beta fold hydrolase, producing MAAVAASGRRAFAFDMRGYGESDVPHLADAYTPFHCVGDLVAILDHFTIASAVLVGHDFGANAAWSAAMMRPDRFTAVFGISVPFRALGGPSFLDRLRASGADDFYMFSQMRTEAESAWADAADTIPGAYYWTSGEAPADTRWDPFDPSRGLLRPAPAPIRTIDLAYVDAAVASFSRTGFRGALSYYRAIDPFFELASRAYAGAVVAQPSFFLTGGRDGLNRVTRPDDASLQAALPNLRGSMTIEEAGHWPQLETADAVNATLLDFLASTAGSNGI from the coding sequence ATGGCGGCGGTCGCGGCATCTGGTCGACGTGCGTTCGCGTTCGACATGCGCGGTTATGGCGAAAGCGATGTGCCGCATTTGGCCGATGCCTACACGCCATTCCACTGCGTCGGCGATCTGGTCGCAATCCTCGACCATTTCACCATCGCGTCGGCCGTCTTGGTCGGCCATGATTTCGGCGCCAACGCCGCGTGGAGCGCTGCCATGATGCGGCCCGATCGCTTCACCGCCGTGTTCGGCATCAGCGTGCCGTTCCGAGCGCTAGGCGGCCCCAGCTTCCTGGATCGGCTTCGCGCCAGCGGCGCCGATGACTTCTACATGTTCTCACAGATGCGCACCGAGGCGGAGAGCGCCTGGGCGGATGCGGCGGACACGATACCGGGCGCCTATTACTGGACGTCGGGTGAGGCACCCGCGGACACCCGCTGGGATCCGTTCGACCCGTCGCGCGGGCTGTTGCGCCCCGCCCCGGCACCGATCCGCACGATCGATCTCGCCTATGTCGATGCCGCCGTGGCGAGCTTCTCGCGCACCGGCTTCCGTGGCGCGTTGAGCTATTATCGCGCGATCGATCCGTTCTTCGAGCTTGCCTCACGCGCTTATGCGGGCGCGGTCGTCGCCCAACCGTCCTTCTTCCTGACCGGCGGTCGCGACGGATTGAACCGCGTCACTAGGCCCGACGACGCATCTCTACAGGCTGCCCTGCCCAACCTGCGCGGCTCCATGACGATCGAGGAAGCAGGCCACTGGCCCCAGCTTGAAACCGCGGACGCCGTGAACGCGACTTTGCTGGACTTCCTGGCTTCGACCGCCGGTTCGAACGGCATCTAG
- a CDS encoding IS6 family transposase — translation MPRPRKPQSPFRYFNSSPEVIRLVVMMYVRFPLSLRNVEDLLFERGIDICHETVRHWWNRFAPMFAGDIRRQRVSRMRGFRHWRWHLDEMYVKLNGEMVYLWRAVDHEGEILESYVTKGRDKGAALRFMKRALKRHGSPEAVITDGLRSYRAAMTELGNEDKQEVGRWANNRVENSHLPFRRRERAMLRFRRMETLQKFASVHASVHNHFNIERHLVDRQTYKLRRSAALAEWQILMS, via the coding sequence ATGCCGCGTCCCCGCAAGCCACAGAGCCCGTTCCGCTACTTCAACTCGTCACCCGAGGTGATCCGCCTCGTGGTGATGATGTATGTGAGGTTCCCGCTGTCGCTGCGGAACGTCGAGGACTTGCTATTCGAGCGCGGGATCGACATCTGCCATGAGACGGTGCGGCATTGGTGGAACCGCTTCGCTCCGATGTTTGCGGGCGATATCCGTCGGCAGCGGGTGTCTCGCATGCGGGGCTTCCGCCATTGGCGCTGGCACCTCGACGAGATGTACGTGAAGCTTAACGGTGAGATGGTCTACCTCTGGCGAGCCGTCGATCACGAGGGCGAGATCCTCGAAAGCTACGTCACCAAAGGGCGCGACAAGGGCGCAGCGCTTCGCTTCATGAAGAGGGCGCTGAAGCGTCATGGCTCGCCGGAGGCCGTCATAACCGACGGGCTGCGCTCCTATCGCGCCGCGATGACCGAGCTCGGCAACGAGGACAAGCAGGAGGTCGGCCGCTGGGCCAACAACCGAGTTGAGAACAGCCATCTGCCGTTCCGACGACGAGAACGGGCGATGCTGCGGTTCCGGCGAATGGAGACGCTTCAGAAGTTCGCCTCGGTCCATGCGAGCGTCCACAACCACTTCAATATCGAACGCCACCTCGTCGACCGCCAGACCTACAAGCTCCGACGCTCGGCCGCCCTGGCCGAGTGGCAGATCCTCATGAGCTAG
- a CDS encoding DUF6894 family protein: protein MPRYYFHVLDGRDFIDLSGTELPDLFAARREAVRFAGALLSEKPDALWTNSEWTMQVTDETEHTLFRIIFAPGDPVSIERG, encoded by the coding sequence ATGCCTCGATATTATTTCCATGTTCTCGATGGTAGAGATTTCATCGATCTTTCGGGAACGGAATTGCCCGACCTATTTGCCGCGCGCCGCGAGGCGGTTCGGTTCGCGGGAGCTTTGTTGAGTGAAAAGCCGGACGCGCTCTGGACCAATAGCGAGTGGACCATGCAGGTCACGGATGAGACTGAACATACCCTTTTCCGGATTATATTCGCTCCTGGTGATCCAGTCTCGATCGAGCGCGGTTAG
- a CDS encoding DUF2158 domain-containing protein — MTAFLKGDWVRLKSGGPKMRVTNPDGGLIRKNQVMVVWLDDVGHKHERHFYEGELERTDPAMPV, encoded by the coding sequence ATGACCGCGTTTTTGAAGGGTGATTGGGTCCGATTGAAATCGGGCGGCCCGAAAATGAGGGTTACGAATCCAGACGGCGGCCTGATCCGCAAGAATCAGGTCATGGTCGTATGGCTGGACGATGTTGGCCACAAGCACGAACGTCATTTTTACGAAGGCGAGCTGGAAAGGACCGACCCAGCCATGCCGGTATAG
- a CDS encoding DUF3489 domain-containing protein, whose translation MPRLSDTQTILLSTAAQREDRSLYPLPGTLKPSGGLSKALAALTAANLIKDLEMSVSAAVSRTDGDLCFGLFATDAGLAAIGIEPDEVDPSAPAQPPAIAPSPARANKTAAVLDLLRRDAGATLPELITATGAVSLMRTRLHPMRFGL comes from the coding sequence ATGCCACGCCTTAGCGACACCCAGACCATCCTGCTCTCGACCGCAGCGCAGCGCGAGGATCGGAGCCTCTATCCCCTGCCCGGCACCCTGAAGCCCAGCGGCGGGTTGAGCAAGGCGCTTGCGGCTCTTACCGCGGCCAACCTGATCAAAGATTTGGAGATGAGCGTGTCAGCGGCGGTCAGCCGCACCGACGGCGACCTCTGCTTCGGCCTGTTCGCGACCGATGCGGGGCTCGCGGCGATCGGCATCGAGCCTGACGAAGTGGACCCGTCTGCGCCAGCTCAACCGCCTGCCATTGCCCCCTCGCCTGCCCGCGCCAACAAGACAGCCGCGGTGCTCGACCTGCTGCGCCGCGACGCAGGTGCCACCTTGCCCGAGCTCATCACCGCGACCGGTGCTGTCAGTCTAATGCGAACTCGTCTCCACCCGATGCGGTTCGGTCTTTGA